The sequence ATGGTATTTATAGGTATAAAGAAGAGTTAATCATAAGCAGGCTTAATCCATAACTTTTTGATAGTAAATCAGCTAAAAATACAGAAATGAAAAATTTAAGAAAAAATCTGATTAATGCTTCATCAGTATTAATTTTATTGACCTTAATTATTTTCTTTTCTTCCTGTGAAGATATTTTTAATAATAACATCACTTCCAAGGGGAATAATAAAGGAACATATATTTTTGTCAGTGGTCTTGACCATATTTATGGTGAAGTTTATATGTGCGATGAAAGTGGGAAAAACCTTACCCGTATCAGCAATATTATCAGTAACCTGCCTGATATCAATGCTCTGGATGGCGATAATTATCCTGTTTTGTCGCCTGACAATAAAAAGGTTGCATTCAAATCGCTTGATAATAATAAACTGATGATCTACAACATTGACGACAAAACACTTACGAACATAGGAAAAGTAAGTTTTGGGGAAGAGAGCAAAGATGTTGCCTGGTCTCCCGAAAGTGATAAGATAGCCTACATTGAATTTCCTTCAATAGAATATCAGATAATTATAAAAAGTGCAGATGGTGAACTTAAAATGAAAACCAGATATACATCCTCCTCTTTCCCATTATATGACAGCGTCATCATGTTTAAACAAATTGCATGGCACGAAGATGGGAAAAGAATTCTTGCTTCCGGCATTCAAAACGGTGCATATCATTTTTATGAAATTGATGTTAATAGTGGTAAAATAATTAGAGGACATAGCTTTCCTATTTATGGAGAATTTTTTTACCGGAACGATACATTGATTTTTCAGTCAACCAGTCAGATGTATTACGCTAATCTGAAAGATGGGACAATCAAACCATTGTTTAATGAGATTATTGAAAACTTCACACTTTCTCCGGATGGACAAAGACTTGCTTATACTGTTACACGAGATTACACCTACAATGGTAATATTTATAAATGTGGCGATATTATGGCGATTGGCCTGAACGGGTTGGATAAATTTAATCTTACTCAAACATCCGATATACCGGATGAATCGAAATCAAGTACAAAAAAGTTTAAACCTATTTGGATCAGTAATACTGAACTTCTTTATGCTGCCGGCAATATTTATCTGGTTAAAGACGACTTTAAACCCCGGGCAAGTATATTGGTAAAAGATGTAAAAGCATACGGACAATTACAATTCATTAAAAAATAATCTCATGAACTTATGAAAAAGTTTTTATTGTTTTTTAGTGTTATTTTTTCATATCTGATTTTTTCAGCAGCTGACTGCAACAAGAATAATCCTACCCCCACAATTCCAAAAGAACTTTACTTTGTTGACGATCTGAAAGGCTGGAAATACGAGGGATATTACGAAATAAGCAATTCATTCTATTCTACTTCAAGAGTTATCCTGCAAAAAGTTTATCCTCATCCCAAAGGACAAATCAGTGTTTTTCATAGTTTTATAGATATTATAGTCAATGATCCCGACTATAATGAATATGCAGATATGTACAGGTCGATTCTGAATACCGATGGGACTTATAAAACTGTAAAAATGCCTTTCGATCGCCCCGATTTGTATTTTACCTATAAAGAATCTAAACTTATATTTCCCAGTTTGAGCATAAAAGTGCTGGGCTTGGGCGATTATGATTATGAAGTTTTTGGACAAAAAGCCAATATCGGACATGTTGCTCCGGGAATGGAAAATTATTTCCATCAGTTTAAAGGAATGGCAGCCACACATTCCTACCTTAGGGTCAAATCACTGGGACAGGAAGTGAGGTTATCTAATCTTTATGCATGGAATCCCTGTTATTACCTTGGAGCAGGATTTAAAAATGATGAAATATATGTTATCAGCCACCAAACCGACTCCAACTTTTTTCTAGTATCAAGAGTTACCCCTCAGCTTATCAGCGATGAATATTCAGACACTAAACAGGCCTATGATTACAATACCATTTTTTACAATAGAATTAGTGAATTTATCCCCGGTTATCAATATCCGGGAAAGCAAGAATTTCCTATAACTTATTATAACTATGGCAATGACTTCCTTTTTGCGCTTTTCAGCAAGGAAAAAATGTACATTTTTAAGTTCGACATGTTTAGGCTAAAGTTCGAACTGATTTCAACGTATAATATTCCACAATCAGAAACTTACGATATAATAAAACATAAATTTCAATGGGTTGATGAAAAATATAATACCCTCATTTTTGTAGAGAGAACAACCGATGGACCAATTATAAAAAAACTGGAAAATGGTACAACCACACAGATAGATCCCCCGAAATTCAACAGTAAATGGGGTGTCAAATTCAGGCATATAGATGCCAGATATGACGAAGGAAAACTTTGGCTTTCGTATGCAGGTTATTTATTCAGCAAAGAAATTAAATAAGAGGATATGAAAAGGTTTCTGTTATCAGCCATAATCGTATTTCAATGGTTTCTGCTGTTCTCACAATATAAAGTTTCAAATAATCTGGCAACACCCGACTGGGCTACGCTTGTCAGATGTTGTTCCGGTAGTTCATCAATTGAAAATATAAAAGAGTTTGAAAATGGAGAAATAATAGTAAGAGGAGAAACTCAATCGCAGCCGGGAAAAACAATGGTTATTGGAGAAAATACACAAAATGCCATAACCTTAAACACCCAAAACGGTCAAGATAATTACGGAGGTTATCTTGCAAAATTCAATAACCAGGGGAATCCTGTCTGGGCAAAATATATGGATAATTGGTTCATTGTTGACGATATTTATAAGGAACCAGCATCTGATAAATTATATATTGCCATTTCTCCAAAATCTCCGACTGGTATTATCAGATATGACCAAACTGATTATACTATCAACTCTTCTTACACGGCACAAGTTTGTCTGATTGTCAAATACTCTACAGGTGAATTTATTAAGCTTTTGTCTTTCCCGCAAGCCAGCAAATATATTTTCAGTCAAGGGAAAAAAATTGTCTTATTTTCACCAATTAACCAATATTCTCCGTATTATCATCCAAATCTGCTTGAAAAAGTTGGTTTTTTGAATGAAAATGATTCCATCTATAAATATCAGACAAAATTCAATAATCTCATCGGGAACACTCAAACCTACTGGTCATATAATAAGTTTAGGAATACATGGTGGTTCAAGGGCATTACTAAACCCAGAGAAATCAAACTATCTGGTGACTCTTTGATTGTTTCCTCCAGGGAATTTAATTTGCCTAATCTTTCCGAAATCGAATTTATTGAAACTGTGCCAAAATTTTTATTTTTATCTGAAAATGAAATAATTATCAACTGCACATCCAACAACAACGCCTATAATAATCTACAGAAAATCCTTATCAAATGCGATACTTCAGGTAATTTTATCTGGATGTTAAAATTCCATCAGGCAAACCAGTCAAACAAATCAACCTTTGCCATCGATAAAAACGGTGATATTTGGGCACAATTATGCTCTTCCTCTTATTATGACACCATTACTCTTTTCCCCTCAAAAAAATCATGGCTGATTTCTGACAGAGGAAACATGGGCATCTATGAATCATCAAAAATCATCAAAATTGACCATACAACAGGAGAACCAATATTAGGGCTGATAAATGGTTATGGAAGCAGAAATTATGATTCAAAAGGTTTATCTATTCATATCAGCGAAAGTAATCTTTTATATGTCCCTTCTTCATTCTATTCATTTATAATGTTTCCGGATAAATCAGGAAATTATTACTATTCGATATTTTCCGATAGATGTGGCATGATGCCGGAAAGCCAGGTAATACTATCCAGATATTCACTTGACGGATTGATTTACAGATCATTGACTCCGTCAGTCATTGAAGAATATGAAAAATATCAGTCCTCCCGGCTGAAAATTTTCCCCAATCCATCTTCAGGACATTTTGTGATTGAATATGACCAGATTGCTACTTTTTATTTAATGGATATAAACGGGAAATTAATAACAACAATAGAAACAAAAGAACCACTGACAGAGATAAATCTGGAACTGGAAAGAGGTATTTATCTGCTGAAAAACCGTGAAACCCATCTTATCCAAAAAATAGTGATTCAGTAAAAACGACAGGCAGAGAAATCACTTTCTTTACAGTAATCTCCTGATAATCATTTTTTAATACACTCAGAGCCAGTTTATTTTTCTGAAAAAATAAGCTATCCCGATAGCCAGTGCCAATGATGCGGATACGACAATATAAAATCCTGAAGATGAGAGTTCAAGGTAATTTTTAATGTTCATTCCAAAAAAACTGGCAATCAGGGTAGGAATCATCAGGATAATGGTAACGGAGGTCAGGCGTTTCATGATGGCGTTCAGATTGTTTGAAATCACGGAAGCGAAGGCATCCATGAGACCACTCTGAATATCGCTGTAAATATTTGCAATTTCAAGAGCCTGTTTGTTTTCGATGATAACATCTTCCAGAAAATCCTCGTTATATTCATTCATTTGTATGTGGCGGGAGCTTTTCATCCGGGCAAGTACCAACTCATTTGACTTTAATGAAGTAATAAAATAAACCAGGCATTTTTCCATTTTCAGCAGGCGCTGCAACTCTTTGTTTCGGGTCGAACGTTCGAGGTCGGCTTCAATGATTGAAGTCTGAATGTTGATTTGCTTCAGATATTTCAGATAAGTGTTTGCTGCAATCAGAAAAATCTGAAGGACAAAACTCATATTATTTTCAAAATCAATCTTTCGTAATCGTTCCTGCCGAATAAACAGAGGGATAACATCATTGTCGTACTGGCAAATGGTGATAATGGTTTCGTCAGAGATAAGGATACCCAGCGGCACTGTTATGTAAGGCACCCCGTCATTGACCACATGAACAGGAATACGGATAATGATAAAAAGCCATTTGTCTTCAATTTCGAGACGCGACCTTTCGTCAATATCCAGAATGTCGGTAATAAAATCCTCAGGTATTGAAAAGATACCGGAAAGGATTTTTACTTCTTCATTAGTGGGTTTTTCAACGTTTATCCAACAGTTTTTTTCGTAGGCAGGCAGAACTTTCAACCCTCCTTCCTTGCTGAAATAAGTGATCATATTACCTCCTTTTTCTTTTATAACCGGGCAGGCAGATCACTTATTCCTGTCCGGTCAGGGTTTTACGCGTTGATTACCATCCGCAGGATAATCGTCCATTTCTTTAATTTTGTTTCGCTGCAAAGGTAAAATGATTATCTGTAAGTTTGAAAATATTTTATCCGTTTTTTTTTAAAATTTGTCAGCCGAAAAATCACCATCATTTAAAACAGAAAACACGATGAAAACAAGGGAAGAATCACTTCAGCTATTAAAAGAGTATATAAAAAAGGAAAATATGCTCCGTCATTGCCTTGCTTCGGAAGCCGTGATGAAGGCTCTGGCAAGAAAATTAGGTTATGATGAGCATGTCTGGGGACTGGCCGGCCTGCTTCACGATCTGGATGTTGAAATCACTGAAGCCAATCCAAAGATTCATGGGCTTAATACTGCTGAAATCCTTACTGAGCTTGGCTATGATCCCGAAATGATTGAAGCCATAAAAATGCATAATGAAGAAGCTACCGGACTGGAAAGAAATACCGTATTTCAGCACGCACTGGCTGCCGGTGAAACCATTACCGGATTAATATTCGCTACTACCTATGTTTATCCCGACAAAAAAATTGCCTCCGTAAAACCCAAATCTGTAGTAAAACGCATGACAGAAAAGGCCTTTGCAGCATCCGTCAAGCGGGAACACATCCTCGAATGCGAAAAAATAGGAATACCAATGCCTGAATTTGCAGACTTAGCAGTGAATGCCATGCGGGAAATTGCTGATGAACTGGGATTATAAGTACCTGATAATGTTGTAACCGGAAAATTGTTAACATGGAAGTAATCATAAGAAAAGCGGTCAAAGATGATGTAAATTCAATTCTGAATTTAATAAAAGAGCTGGCAGAATATGAAAAAGCTCCTCAGGAAGTAACAGTTACCACTGATGAACTGATCAGGGATGGATTTGGTAAAAATCCGTTATTTCATGTTTATCTTGCTGAAAATAAATCTCACGGAATTGTTGGGATGGCATTCTGGTATTTTGCCTATTCAACATGGAAGGGAAAATGTATCTATCTGGAAGATATTATCGTCAGGCAGGAATTCAGGCGACAGGGAATCGGAGAAAAGCTATTCAATGAAGTGTTGAAGGCAGCCAGAGAACATAAGGCCAAACGGCTGATGTGGCAGGTGCTTAACTGGAACACTCCTGCCATCGAATTTTACAAGAAGAAATACAGGGCAGAAATCAGCGATGAATGGCTGAACGGCAGGCTGACAGAAAATGAAATTCAGCACTTTGAATTACCCTGAGTTTTCTTTAAATAACTGATTGCTAAAATCTTACAAAAAAATCAGGTATCATTTTAAACAGCATTTTCCTTATTGCTCTTTATCAGAAGGGTTGACAACCAGGCAACCAGAATACAAACCAGAAAAACGAGGATACGTGCATTAAAATGCTCACTCATGCCGGTACTGATCCAGACAACAGAAAGCAAGAGTCCGGTAATTGCTGTGATAAGGGCGGCTTTTCCATGAAAACGTTTCCAGAACAAAGAAAAAAGGATCACAACTGAAAAAGTGCATCCCACACCTGCCCAGACATAACCTACAATATTGAAAATCAACTTCTGAGGGGTAAGAAGGGCAAAAACAAGTGCCACCATTGCCAGTAATAAAGTTATCAGCCTTGATTTGAAAAGCGAGTGCCTGTCGTTTCCGGCATTTTTATTTTTGCTCAATGGTTTAATAATGTTTTCGGAAAGCTCTGTGGCCGAGAGGATAAGCAGGCTATCGGCAGTAGAAAGCATGGCTGCAATCACTCCCGTAATCAACAAGGTAGAAAATGCAGGATGAAACAAAACCTTCATCAATTCGGGCATTACTTTTTCCTGATCATCAAGACTTTGAGGACCAAAGACAGCAATGCCAATCCATCCGATACAAAGAGCACCCGTATAGGCAATGATTGTCCAGATGACACCAATATTTCTGGCCATCTTCGCATGTTTATGATCTTTAATGGCCATAAAACGCATACTCAGCTGAGGCATGCCGCCCAGATAACCGAAGAACCAGGAAAACCCGGTAGCTATGACAACCCCTGAAGTATAACCTTTTGCTGCACCTGTGAGAGAAGAATAGGTATCGCCTGCGCGGTGAATGGCATCAGGAATGTTTTGAGCAAAAAGTTCGGGATGATGAGCGATATACCAGATGCCGACCACAGGTCCGGCAATCAGGGCAATAATCATGATAACTGCCTGTATCACATCGGCATAGACAACGCTTCTGAATCCACCATATATGGTATAAGGCACTACAATAGCCATCATTATCAACATGCCGATAACAGGTTTTATCTCAAACAGGCTGTTAAAAGTTTTGCCACCACCGATGAGTTGAGCTCCGACATAAAGGAAAAAGAAAAACACAATAGTCAGGCTGACGACTATTTTCAACCATTTCCCGGTATCGGGGTGGAACCGGGCCAGCAATTCAGTAAAAGTCGAGACTTTGTAATGCTCAGCGGCATTGCGCAGCCGCCAGGCAATTAAAACCCATGCTGTAATGATACCCGCCACACATCCGATAGCAGTCCATATCTCTGTGAGTCCTGTCGCATAAGCAGCACCGGGAAGCCCCAGCAATGCCCATGAGGATTCACCCGCAGCCCTTTCGGAAAGAGCAGCCGCCCATCCGGGCAAGCCTCTGCCAGCAATGGCAAAATCTTCGGATGACTTTACTTTTCTTCCATGATAAAATCCCCATACCAGAATAAACACCAGATACAGGCAAATGACGATAATTTGAATAGTCATAGGCTTTTGTTTTTTGCGTAAAGATAAAATCTTTCATGGCAATAAAATAAAATCTTAGCACTGATCTGATTCAAAAGCAAATCTAATTTATTGACTATCTTTGCAGTAGAATTTTTTTATTCAAAACAATCAGATGACTCAGTCAAATACTAAATTAACGGTCGTTTTCTTTTTCATCATGGTATTGAACCGGCATCTCTCCTATTCACAGCTTTTTGATACCTTAATCAATCTCACTTTTACTCAGGGGACCTGCAGGATACACGACATATATATTTCTGATAACCAATGTATTATGTTGTATGATCATGAAAAAGAGTTGTTTGTTTACAACTCTTCTGACCGTGAAAATCCATTTTTTTTAAAAGCCCGTCTGTCCAGTGAAAAAGGTGACCGGTACAAGACATCAAACAGTTATCAGGTAAAACAACCCCGATTGTGTAATGAAGGGAAACTGGTGGTAGCAGCCTCAGACCTCGACCAGGATGGGTTGGGAGGCAGGTTTTTACGCTGGGACGTTCAAAAACAAAAACAACTGGACGATATTATTACAGGGCAATGGGGTATCGGAAAATGGGCTGTAAGCAGTGACGGAAGGTATTATGTCAACTACTTTTTAACAAAACCCGGTAAAAAAATTCCTGTTATTGATGCAATGACCAACAAAACCATGCATATCAAAACAAAATACATCCTTTACTCCGACAGTATTTTTTTTACAGACGACAATCGTTATCTTGTTTTTCTGTCGGCACTCGATGGGCAGTCTTTTAAAAATAAAGTATTTCGTTTTCCCGAACTTACCATTGAAAATACCAGTTATACCTTTTCAAAAAGCAACAGCCTGAAGGCTGACAATGTCAGCTATAGTATTGAGAATGATTCATTAATCATCACTTCCGGAGAAAATATCCAAAAAATATATATGGAGGGAAAGTCATTTTTGTGGCAGAATAAAAATGATGGTAAAATTTACCTTGCCATCAGTAATAAAAACAAGCTTAAGGTTATTGCCATCAAAGGACAAAAAAACTAAAGCACGTCCACTCCTTTTTCAATAATCTCCTTCGTATCCCTTGCAATAACGAGCTCTTCATTGGTAGGAATAACCATGATTTTCACCTTAGAACTTTCAGTACTGATGATTGCTTCTTTTCCCCTCAGGCCATCATGTTTGGGAAAATCAAGCTCAGCGCCAATAAACCCAAGATTTTTGCAAATGTTACCCCTTGTTTCAACATCATTTTCACCAATACCTCCTGTGAAGATAATGGCATCCACTCCATTCATGGCAGCGGCATAAGCTCCGATATACTTACGAACCCTGTAGGCATACATTTCAAGGGCAAGGGCAGCTCTTTCATTACCTTCCGAAGCGGCTTTTTCAATATCCCTCATATCGGATGAAATACCTGAAACTCCAAGCATACCACTGAATTTATTAATCAGGGTATTGGCAGCATCCAGATCGATTTCCTCTTTATCAATAATATAGGTAAAAGCACCCAGGTCGAAATCACCGCATCGGGTTCCCATGATCAGACCTTCAACAGGAGTCAAACCCATTGAGGTATCGACTGATTTTCCTCCGTCAATGGCGGCAATAGAAGCTCCATTCCCCAAATGACAGGTGATAAGTTTCAGGTCTTTTATATCTTTTCCCAGAATTTCAGCAGCTCTGTTCGATACATACCGGTGACTTGTTCCGTGAAAACCATAGCGTCTGACCTTGTATTTCTCATAAAGGCTGTATGGAATGGCATACATATAGGCATAAGGAGGCATGGTCTGGTGAAATGCCGTATCAAAAACACCTGCCTGAGGTATATCCGGCATTAATTCCTTGACTGCATAAATACCCTTGAGGTTGGGTGGATTATGAAGCGGAGCCAGATCAATACATTCTTCCATCTTGGCAATGACTTCATCGGTAATTCTGACACTTCCTTTAAAACGCTCTGCTCCATGAACCACGCGATGTCCTACCGCATTGATTTCTTTGACACTTTTTATACAGCCCCTGCGTTCGCTGGTTAATACTCCGATAATATATTCAATACCTGACTGATGATCAAGCACCTCACCTTCGAGGGTTACCTTATCCCCATCATATCTTTCATTTTTTAAAAAAGATCCGCTTAATCCTATTTTTTCGACAATTCCTTTGGCTAACACTTTTTCATCAACCATGTCAAACAATTGATATTTTATGGAAGAACTGCCGCAATTTAATACTAATATTTTCATTTTCTTCTGATTTTGTAGTGATTAAAAGTCTTCACGACCAAGATTGAGAATAGAGCCGGGCTTTGATATTCTTCTGCTGTTTTCATATTTGTAAAAGCCTTCTCCTACACGCCTGCCATACATTTGGGAACGAACCAGACGCTTAATAATTGGGGATGTCTTGTACTTTTTATCACCAAATTCATCATAGAGCCCCTCCATCCATTTCAGCAATTTATCAAGGCCTATTTTATCTGCGAGGGCAAAAGGTCCCATCTGCATACCGAAGCCCTTCATCAGGGTTTTATCAATGTCTTCAACCGTTCCGACACCTTCCATCAGCAATTCACAGGCTTCATTAATCAGCGGAATGATCAGACGGGTGGAAATATTACCGGGAGAAGCTGTTACATTGATAATTTCTTTTTTCAGCATCCTGGCAAACTTATTAATGATGTCGATGGTATTCTTATTGGTTACCACACATTTGTTCAGTTCAATAATGTCAACTGAATGAACAGGAGAAAGAAAGTGAATGCCAACAGCCCGTTCAGGATGTTTTAAAACCACAGCCAGATCGGCAACCAGAACGGTTGAAGCATTGGTAGCTATAACAGTTTGATCATCAACATGTTGTTCAACTTTTCTGAAAACATTCTTCCTTTCTTCAAGATTGCTGATTGTTTTTTCGGTATTAATACACTCGATCACAATATTTGAATCTTTCAGTTCAGCATAATCGGTCGTGAGCCTGATTCTCGACATGATCGATTTTTTTTCTCCCGGAGTCATCCCCCACCTGTTAATCATATTGTCGAGCAAATCACTTATCAACTGACTAATGATAGACAGTCGTTCTTCTGAAATATCGACTATCACCACATCCATTCCGGCCTTGGAAACAGTAACCGAGATTTCCTGTCCCATTGTACCGCCTCCGACAATACCAATTTTTTTGATAAGTCCGTCCTGGGTGCGGCTACGTTTTTTTAAACCATAATCTTCTAAAACTTCCATTTTATATTTTTTTAACGATTAAACACCACCTGCCTGGTTGGCAGTAATAGCAATAACATTAACAATATCATCCACAGAGCAGCCCCGTGAGAGGTCGTTGATAGGAGCAGCCATCCCCTGAGTAACCGGCCCGACAGCTTCGGCACCAGCAAGGCGTTGTACAAGTTTATAGGCAATGTTTCCACTTTGCAGGTCAGGGAAAATTAAAACATTTGCTCTTCCGGCTATTTCGCTGCCCGGAGCTTTTTTCTTCCCGATAGATTCAATCAAAG is a genomic window of Sphingobacteriales bacterium containing:
- a CDS encoding 3-hydroxyacyl-CoA dehydrogenase family protein, which encodes MEVLEDYGLKKRSRTQDGLIKKIGIVGGGTMGQEISVTVSKAGMDVVIVDISEERLSIISQLISDLLDNMINRWGMTPGEKKSIMSRIRLTTDYAELKDSNIVIECINTEKTISNLEERKNVFRKVEQHVDDQTVIATNASTVLVADLAVVLKHPERAVGIHFLSPVHSVDIIELNKCVVTNKNTIDIINKFARMLKKEIINVTASPGNISTRLIIPLINEACELLMEGVGTVEDIDKTLMKGFGMQMGPFALADKIGLDKLLKWMEGLYDEFGDKKYKTSPIIKRLVRSQMYGRRVGEGFYKYENSRRISKPGSILNLGREDF
- a CDS encoding magnesium transporter CorA family protein yields the protein MITYFSKEGGLKVLPAYEKNCWINVEKPTNEEVKILSGIFSIPEDFITDILDIDERSRLEIEDKWLFIIIRIPVHVVNDGVPYITVPLGILISDETIITICQYDNDVIPLFIRQERLRKIDFENNMSFVLQIFLIAANTYLKYLKQINIQTSIIEADLERSTRNKELQRLLKMEKCLVYFITSLKSNELVLARMKSSRHIQMNEYNEDFLEDVIIENKQALEIANIYSDIQSGLMDAFASVISNNLNAIMKRLTSVTIILMIPTLIASFFGMNIKNYLELSSSGFYIVVSASLALAIGIAYFFRKINWL
- a CDS encoding T9SS type A sorting domain-containing protein codes for the protein MKRFLLSAIIVFQWFLLFSQYKVSNNLATPDWATLVRCCSGSSSIENIKEFENGEIIVRGETQSQPGKTMVIGENTQNAITLNTQNGQDNYGGYLAKFNNQGNPVWAKYMDNWFIVDDIYKEPASDKLYIAISPKSPTGIIRYDQTDYTINSSYTAQVCLIVKYSTGEFIKLLSFPQASKYIFSQGKKIVLFSPINQYSPYYHPNLLEKVGFLNENDSIYKYQTKFNNLIGNTQTYWSYNKFRNTWWFKGITKPREIKLSGDSLIVSSREFNLPNLSEIEFIETVPKFLFLSENEIIINCTSNNNAYNNLQKILIKCDTSGNFIWMLKFHQANQSNKSTFAIDKNGDIWAQLCSSSYYDTITLFPSKKSWLISDRGNMGIYESSKIIKIDHTTGEPILGLINGYGSRNYDSKGLSIHISESNLLYVPSSFYSFIMFPDKSGNYYYSIFSDRCGMMPESQVILSRYSLDGLIYRSLTPSVIEEYEKYQSSRLKIFPNPSSGHFVIEYDQIATFYLMDINGKLITTIETKEPLTEINLELERGIYLLKNRETHLIQKIVIQ
- a CDS encoding GNAT family N-acetyltransferase; amino-acid sequence: MEVIIRKAVKDDVNSILNLIKELAEYEKAPQEVTVTTDELIRDGFGKNPLFHVYLAENKSHGIVGMAFWYFAYSTWKGKCIYLEDIIVRQEFRRQGIGEKLFNEVLKAAREHKAKRLMWQVLNWNTPAIEFYKKKYRAEISDEWLNGRLTENEIQHFELP
- a CDS encoding HDIG domain-containing protein is translated as MKTREESLQLLKEYIKKENMLRHCLASEAVMKALARKLGYDEHVWGLAGLLHDLDVEITEANPKIHGLNTAEILTELGYDPEMIEAIKMHNEEATGLERNTVFQHALAAGETITGLIFATTYVYPDKKIASVKPKSVVKRMTEKAFAASVKREHILECEKIGIPMPEFADLAVNAMREIADELGL
- a CDS encoding sodium/proline symporter; protein product: MTIQIIVICLYLVFILVWGFYHGRKVKSSEDFAIAGRGLPGWAAALSERAAGESSWALLGLPGAAYATGLTEIWTAIGCVAGIITAWVLIAWRLRNAAEHYKVSTFTELLARFHPDTGKWLKIVVSLTIVFFFFLYVGAQLIGGGKTFNSLFEIKPVIGMLIMMAIVVPYTIYGGFRSVVYADVIQAVIMIIALIAGPVVGIWYIAHHPELFAQNIPDAIHRAGDTYSSLTGAAKGYTSGVVIATGFSWFFGYLGGMPQLSMRFMAIKDHKHAKMARNIGVIWTIIAYTGALCIGWIGIAVFGPQSLDDQEKVMPELMKVLFHPAFSTLLITGVIAAMLSTADSLLILSATELSENIIKPLSKNKNAGNDRHSLFKSRLITLLLAMVALVFALLTPQKLIFNIVGYVWAGVGCTFSVVILFSLFWKRFHGKAALITAITGLLLSVVWISTGMSEHFNARILVFLVCILVAWLSTLLIKSNKENAV
- a CDS encoding acetate kinase — translated: MKILVLNCGSSSIKYQLFDMVDEKVLAKGIVEKIGLSGSFLKNERYDGDKVTLEGEVLDHQSGIEYIIGVLTSERRGCIKSVKEINAVGHRVVHGAERFKGSVRITDEVIAKMEECIDLAPLHNPPNLKGIYAVKELMPDIPQAGVFDTAFHQTMPPYAYMYAIPYSLYEKYKVRRYGFHGTSHRYVSNRAAEILGKDIKDLKLITCHLGNGASIAAIDGGKSVDTSMGLTPVEGLIMGTRCGDFDLGAFTYIIDKEEIDLDAANTLINKFSGMLGVSGISSDMRDIEKAASEGNERAALALEMYAYRVRKYIGAYAAAMNGVDAIIFTGGIGENDVETRGNICKNLGFIGAELDFPKHDGLRGKEAIISTESSKVKIMVIPTNEELVIARDTKEIIEKGVDVL